In Glycine max cultivar Williams 82 chromosome 15, Glycine_max_v4.0, whole genome shotgun sequence, the DNA window tgtgataaggaaacttattgaaaggaatttaaatatgtgaccctctctctttcttctccctttaagTCTTCACTTTCCCAACATCAAGCCAATCATATCTCCCAAATTGTCTCGTATAATTAGCTTGTTTTAATAGAACAATTGCCGTTTAAAGTTTATAATCATTTAATTGGTTTCACCTAATTTTCATCTCTATAATCCACGAGTCAAGTTAGATAACACCCGTCCGGCTGTGTTTGTACAATTTTATACTTAATCACTCAATTATTGTATGCATATATTGTTTGGTACAGGTatgcataaatttaattataatgacaattaattttatcattctttTAGCTCATACTTGAACATTTTTGTGCTTTATTGTTAAATAATACTAGACTTTCAACCCGCGCAACCCacgggtttttttaaaaaaaaaaatattatatacatatatatatatatgtatatatcattttatatttattcatttatataaataaaaacaacaattattaaatatttagtattatgttaaaaaaattatattattaatgagaaatttgattaattatatttttaattgatttaattttatcttaaaaattaaaagtatattaaaaaattttataattttttgttcattCAAATGATAATGGTGATGCaatatcttttgaaaaataaatgtagatgaataaaattattcatcttAACAATTTTtagtagtaaaataaatatataaatattaaaaatgaaaaataatattaaatattatatttttaatctttacacTTATTaagtcttttaaattttactataatttattttttctccaagtaataatattaatgcaATACTAATgcgaaatataaaatttaaagaataataaatataacatatatatatatatatatatatataatgtataatatttatttaaatttgagtgtATAGTTatgataagaatttaaatattttttaaatttattgaaatagtaTGAGTTCCATTAAATAGATatgatcattaattatttttaaactataattttatttattttgaatatattaattttgtgtaatatgtttaaagttttgaagtttgaattaattaacCTCACTATGATGtaatataaattgaataatcttgatttataattattattattattattatttatgttcccttagttttagttttattttcattccttattaattttcaaaggttatttataaaaataactatatgtttcaaattttaaatattattgtttgcatatttattaaattattaaagatctcaccaattttatttatttattacaaatctttaatatgttattaattatttattgtttctttgaaataataattatattacatatgttagttatttcaaattaattatatttaatttatatttattattctttatgaTCTAAAGGTATAAGGATATTAAGTTATAACTTCTTATGATTAACTAtggtattattaatattattgttattattattattgtgtaatatttattatcaatttaattatttaaattatttattgtaagttttagcatatattttaaaactaaaaatattgttattaaattaattgcatTAATGatagttattaaattatttattctcaTAACatgtattttaaagaaaataaattagtcAATTGATAGTTAAAAGTTATCATTCATATCATTTGACAATTGATTTGagtaggaaaaataaaaatttgtaatggaattattaaaaatatgattgataaaaaaaaataaaaactatcacAATAATAGAATCTCTTCATGTCTTGTTGAACAAATATAATGTAAAAGTTAAATTTCTAATACAATagttatagaagaaaaaacaagaaacatatataaaaacttgaacaataataataattaaaacttataataaaataacactaaatgaagaagaaaaaataaataaatatgaattcaTGTAACAACTTTCtactaaaagataaagaaaaagatgattcacgtaaaaattttctaataaaaacatgatattgattcaaatatttattcattttcacaaaaattatttaaagaaacaattagacctaaaatcaaaatataaatataaaaaacactaaaaataaaaatttaaacaaatattttttttatcaatgatgaATATAGATTCACATTATACCTTATTAATCTAAAAgagttaaattttagtttttgatgatgatcgATGACACACTCAAAGTATCATTTCATTCataaaaatgaagaataaaagaaatgatattatatcaaaatatataataatataacaataaaatgataaatataaaaataacggAAGTGATacttgcaaagaaaaaaaataatgataaaagattaaaagtaaGATGATATACCTAATCAAATATGAACTCCgattttcacttttaatctcTCACAAAATGTATTGGATAAATGATTCACATAagaattttctaataaaaatatgatattaattcaaatgtttATTCTATATCATAAAAATCATTCAAAGAAACAATTAGACttgaaatcaaaatataaatataaataacactgaaaataaaaatttaaacaaatgaatttttatcaattatgaaTATAAATCCATCTTATGCCTTGTCGATTTAAAAGaactaaattttcaaatttgacaATGATCAATAGCACATtcaaatatcatttttcttacataaaaataaaaataacgaatgaaagaaattatattacaataatgaaaaaaaaaaaagatagcaaACACACTCAAAAGAAATTGGATGatatttacaaccctttgaagTAAAGCTTATATAGACAATGaacagtaaaaataataatacaattttaattataatcaatgactataaatattattatttttaaaaagaaattcattattaaaaactttaaaaaatagtaaatttttatatagaacctagtaaaaaaaaggtaagaaacaaataatatattatactattttaataaataataataataatgtctactattttattatatataataacaataatatattattttacagtatataatattataaatatttttagttattttgtgaaatatatactttaatctaccttattttaaaaaaaaataattaagcatagtcaaatattatttaatttattattaatgtaaaaattattatttaaaatagtataaaaatatataattaaggttAATACATTTAAATGACTATGGatgaacttaattaaaaattatattttacaaataacTTAACTTTAAgttcagattttatttatttattatatataatgattttctATTAATCTTGTTTAATATGATTCAATAGTATTTTAATACATGTAACCGTTAAATCTTATTGATATTGTTAGAcgattggcaagtgcaccaattcgttcaagtagtaattaaaacggtaagaccgagtatcgtatTCATAGGGAATTTCTTGTACTTCAATGACGCATATTCAGTTTGTAAACAATTTTAATTGCAgtaaagtaaaatgaattaGCTCATTCATGTTTTCAAGTAACTATAACAATTTTTCTAAACTTAGGAACAAATACTAGGAATAAACGCAAAGTTGTAAGATGAAACAAATACCAAGGGAAATATGTCGAGAAATATTCTACTAAACTTTCTCTTAACGTGATTAAAAGAGTTTTGTCTTTATTTAACGTTATCATAATATTCTTTACACCGTCAAATTACTCTAGCTGTGATCCCTCACATGAAAGAGCTTAGTCCTTCTAGTTTCATTCTTAATTCCTCAACAAATTCATTCTAAGCAAGCAACATTATGAATGAGATGCAGTGTTTACTAGATTACTTCACACTATTCCTAGAAATGAAGGCCTCTAGCTATTTTACCAAGTTCTAAGGACTAAAAGCATTTTCCATTACTTAAATCCTAACAAAACATATAAatggatgatcaagccacaaataTGGAAAATAAACACAGATAGAAGCAGAGAACGTTAGCAAATAAtcttaaatagatagttagagtTTTTACATCAAGAGTGTTCAGAGGAAAAACTCCCCAACAATGAAGTGTTTAGCCCTCCATTAGCAAGGAGGGCTCAATACAAGATTAAAACAAGATAGAAATGGAGTGGTGAAGTGAAGGTGTGAAGAAAGTAGCTTCCTTTAGCCTTGATGTTCTATTTCTCAtgctgctattttttttttgtttcccctttctCTTCTAGCTTTAAAGGCTTTAGGGCTTCTCAGATTACGAATGCGTGTTCAACGAGCATGTCTCACTGAGTGAGAGTTAGTGACTAAGCGCTTAGCGGACATGGACACGCTAAGCGCAAGAAGCGACAAAGACTTCGCTGGGCGGGCTAGTTGCACATTGCTCTCTGACTTTACATACTCTAGGGTTCTACTCTCGCTAAGTGAGTTGACTTCCTCGCTAAGCGGATTAGCCTCACTTGCTAATCTGGCTTGCTAAGCGAGCTCTTGAGCAACATTTCCAAATCTTCTCTTCTTCAACCTAAAAATCCAATTAATGGCAACATTAATCATCCAAATGAAGTCTTCACTGTGTAAACTCACACAAAATCAGTTATTTACAAATCTCACACAATAAACCATAAAATTAGAGACACATTGTTactttttatccattttttaatGTATGTAGTACTTTTGAATAACAATTATCAGATATTCATTGTATAACTTCAATGTTGTATTGaaataatctaaaatataaataatatttttatcattgaacaaaaagttattttagaaaatgtaatttaaaattaaaaaatattattaactttaTCATAcgataaattttgtaacatatatttttacatgctatttttatataaaagtgaaaccaataatatttattatttaattattacatttatagttttttaaaaaattagtttataaaataaaatttacaataaaaataatgtaaaagttattatatttatattaactattaatCTTCTATCATTAATTTACATTTatctaataagttttaatttaaataattaacattgaatataactattaataatttatatatatatatatatatatatatatatataatttttatattttattttaattttcatattatattatattattttataactttaaagtcatgaatttaatttattatttttctataaatatattttaaagtaactaattataaaaataaatagatttgtGCATAGATAACAATATTAAATTAGTgtaaacttttatatttattttatttaataatttttccttcatattagtttaatatgtaaaattaaatattataaataatttaaattatttttaatttgaaaaattattgattttattaaaatatataaatgatgacACCATAACATGATGTTGATAagcttttcttttctcaaaatgattaattttactGGGGTGACAAGATGAGATTGAGAAGttcaacttttatatattacaaataaataaatagattattttgtttaaaagaaatattcgaaacataaaaaatagtttgaattGTGGTATTCTCTTCCTTTCTCTGGTAGATATGGGACCCATGTATGCATAAACACCAGCAacagtaattaattaatagttttttatgCATGCCGGGTTCCGTCATAGCAAATGGAGTAATGCTTGCTTGACTTGAGATGGTGAAACACCATGAGTCTTCTATGATGatactttcctttcttttgttctctcTTTCACATTTACTCTCAAAATTTCTGTATAGTGATCAGTGGAAGGGCCACTGAACATTCTACTCCGAAATCGTGGCCTTTAAACATCATAGAAGCTTGTTCCTAAGTTCACCGCTCACATAATTTTGTCTCATAACTGCAAATGTTCTAATTCCAAGTTCCGGATTACTGGCTATATATAGATTCTGTTCTAAGAAGTTGACACAGTAAACTCGTTCTTTGCagccttttccttttattaaggAGATttggttttggaaaatgtgtaatACGAATGCAAATTAAGCATGGGAGggaataaacatttaaaaataatctctcTCTAATATGTACTACAAAATAGTACTCCGGACCTTTGTTTTCGTCCATATAAGACTCGGATATTTGGGCTTCGCTCAACTCTTAGACAGGCTCTATTTTGTCTTGGGCTAGCTTAAGTACAACAATTGTTCTAGGGCTTTGCTATGTTGCTATAAACGTGATGACCAAACTAAATCTGGTGTCTTAATAAGCAACGTAAAGAAAACTAGACAACGTTACAAGCTTAGCAACAACCTTAATAAAGCAAGCAGTGAAATTTGCATTTATATTATTGTTCTCTGCATTGACATTAAGTAACCAGTGACTCAACGAACTTAGTGGAGGGTGAACTAACTACCTGCCAAATACCACCAATAAAAACGCGAAACGCAATGCTATCTAATACTAATAtgctaatataaaatatttgatttatcttttagtttttctcTTTATATGATGTTAGaccaaacaaaattttaaaaattattctaaaagtaaaagtaactttttaataaataatttttttatataactttaaaAGAGAGACagaaactaaacaaaaaaaaagttaaacattgCAGAAGTTCCTACTCCAGAAGCAGAGTGGAATACtgaaaatatgtatataattcAAGACCAAACAAATTAGCAACTTGCCTCTGCAACATAAAAGAGGCTCAACATGACATAATAAATCGAAAAACCTCCTTGAGTGCCTCACCGAGTCAAAAGAAGCATGCATATATAgtagtataaaaaaaaggagatcAAAGAAAAATTCCTGAAGCAATTTTCTATCAACCCTGGCAATTAAACTTCAAGAACAGGCTGAAAAGCATggcaaaaattatatatatatatatatatatatatatatatatatatatatatatatatatatatatatatgtatgtttatatCTATGTAACTGCACAATTTTGCTGTGTCCTAAGCACGTTCTCAATCCTAAGTTAAGTATACTGGAGAAACCATAATATTACAGTAGTCATAGAATCCTTATCccgagtttttcctttttttttttgttacagaaTTCACATTTTGTTTAGAAGGAAGAAATGGCTCTCAAGCTAAAATTGAACCTTATATTCATTATCAGCATCTAGCACTTTCTATGTAACGTGGACAAACCACTCAACCAAGGTGGGTTAGCTTCAACGGccaagaaaaaaacaaactgGTGGTTCAGTGGTTGTACTACCACAGTACTCCGTAGTAAGTAATGTTTTCGTACAAACCAAATATTCATAACACTTCCCTAACTCCTAGACagctcatttatttaaaatagataAAGGATAAAGGcaataaaattagataaatattatcCAATGTCCTTAaaaaattggttaaaaaattaaaaagatttttttgttaggatgtataaaattgtattgtctatgatttttttttttgtattttcttatgatttctacaataaatactttctttttttaatttcctaatCAATGTCCACAAGTGAGTGATTCGCAAGACccataaaattatatgaatgaAGCTTTTTATGCTACTACATGCCAAGTTGTCAACCAAACCTATAcacagaaataaaaatgaagcagCAATAATACACAATTCAGTGTGCTGCACCCTGTGCAACGGATCTGGTGATGAATTTAGAAGAGTACAAAACTTAGGTACAATACTTTAAATGCTTTAGATactattattcaattaaaataaaaattgtaccTCAACAAGTAAAATATTGTGCTCCTTCAGAAAATGGAGAGAAGTACTTCAAAGACCACACCAGCCGTTCGTCCCCTCCCCTTTAAATTGGCTACCCCCATATTGAATTTGAAAGTAAATTGCCAATGGCAGTCTATTCAAGCAGAACCAGTAACTTGCCAATGGCAGAACCATTCAAAAAGATAGTTATTATACCAACAATCATATTTGGACGCTCTTTAATTACAAACATCTCAACAATATTTATCATTTCTCTCCATACctctttttattatatcatatctACTATGGGTACAATGGGTGTcacatcatttttattattagacaTTCAGAGTTCAGTACAATGGGTCAATGGCAGTCTATTACAGGGTAAAAAACTCTTCTGCAACGTTTGATGTTCAGTTCCAAGTCTAGTACAAGTCTGGAAGAGAAGATAAACAGTAAAGAAGAATGATGCTATTCATTACACTTtgaacattttcaatttttttgtttatagctGTTCAAAAGATTCTTTGGTCAAAATTTTCATAGAAACTGGACTATTTAATTGCATCCATCGTGGTATCTAAAATACTTTTGGCCCATTAATTGGCGGCCGACGCTATTATTTGTTGtctaaataattattgaattgaGCACTAATTATAAGACAATGATTTCTAAAATTTCATACATTAGGATTAAGGAATATATTTCAGCcatacatttattattaattatatagatTAAGTAAAGCTTGATTTCAAAAACTCTGcctgaaaatttttaaatacttggaTTGCATATTCTGAAGTAAGTTATTGTGATGTGGCCCTCCTCAAATGTACGCTTGGAGTGACATAACGTGGCGGAAGGCAAGATGTTATCAGTTGCTTCATTTAAGTGTTAACCCAATATTGCATAGTTGCTTGGATTCCAAGAGAAGTTTTCAGACAGGAAGGAGGCATTACAGTCCAATAGGAATCTCCAAAGGATGAACAAGAGAAAGCTAGCTcatcaatttttatttccaaTGTACAACATACAAAAGAACCCTATAAGGcatatcaacaaaaaattgatCTTTCAATTTGTACAGGAGGTAACTATCCATCAATatagaatttcaaaaaaaaaaaagaaaagaaaaacccaACTCACCTCCACAGAGGACATCAAAACTGACCCTTCTCCATTCCAATTCCAATTTTACACTTTTTCAATACATAAAGCGGAAGCTAGATGAGTGTTGGATTGGTTGTGATCATGATGCTTTTGAGGAGTGTCAAAATAGCTTGACGTAATTTAAAACCACGAATCGAACTGATAGCCAAACTCAACTAACTCAAGCGATGGGTGTTCCCACGGAGAAGCTGAACCAAACAGGACGAATTCCTCTTGACCTTGGCATTATCATCCTCGACCAAGCCTTGACAAATATCCAAAACCCCATTTCGTAAAGCCTCGACAACAGTTTCTTCACTGTGACAACAGAGAGAATAGAGAGCCATAAGAGCATACTGAACTCCTCTGGAGCTTCCATTCCTCAACACGCGAGTAAGAATCTGCACACACCCGCGAAACCGTTCCATGTGTTCCCTCCCCTCTTTACACTTCGCCAAAACCCCAATAACCTCAACGCTCCTCTCAAGCCCGGAATCGGCGCTTCGAAGCAGAACAGGAACGGCGCTGCACTCTACCGCTCTACGGCGGTTGTCGGGGAAGGAGCAGAGGGCGTAGAGCGCGGTGGCggcttcttttctttctctgccTTTACCGTCCCGGAGGAGTGTGACGAGGGCGTGGATGGAGCCGGGGAAGGCTCCGATGGTGGCCTTGTTGACGTGGAGGACGGCGAGGCTGGTGAGAAGGGTGGCGGAGAGGGCGCGGCAGTCGGAGGGGGCGGCGGAGAGGAGTAGAGTGATGAGAGGGGAGAGGAGGCCCTCGGCGACGAGGCCGACCTTGGCGTCGTCGTCGAGGGAGAGGTGGAGGAGGAGGGAGAGGGCGCGATGGCGGAGGTCGGCGGAGATGTGTTGGAGGCAGGTTAAGAGGGCGGGGACGAGGGCGGGGGAATTGAAGAGGCGGCGGCGGAAGAGGGAGTCGGAGTGAGAGAGGCGCGTGAGGTGGTGGAGCGCGTCAAGTTTGGAGGGGAGAGGGGAGGAGAGAGAGGTGAGGGAGGAGATTAGGGTTTGGGGGTGGTGGTGTTGTTGAGGGTTGATGGGGGCGTAGTTGGAGATTAGGCTTCGGAGGGCGTGGTTGGGGATGAGGGAGGAGTGTGCAGGGAGGGGCAGTTTGGTAATTGGGCAAGTGCGGTGGCCGGCGTCCAGCCAGCGCTGGATGGAGGAGCGGTCGAAGGTGTGGCCGGAAGAGAGGATGACGGGGTCGGACATGATTTGCAGGGAAATCGGACACTTGAAGTGGTCAGGAAGCTGAGCCTCAGCCGCCATTGTTAGTCAGTGTCTAGTGAGAAGAGGTTTCGTTTCCAAAATGCTTTCTATGAGCTGAGCTTCATAATCATTAATCATATTCATACCaccattcttctcttcttcttgggCCTATGATTCCGCTGCAGATACAATTTGTTCCCCCCAAGAGTAcaattgttgtttttaaaaagataaaaactatatatttaattttgtaaacaaatatgataaattaatcttattattaaatttaacatcaatttattatatttttttataacttctgagactaaatttatttattttatctgtttaagattaatttttcaGCTTCTCCAACTTTTATTAGAAAACTAGTAATATCCTTCTCCTtcctcacttttttttaaaaatatttgttggacAGCGGacaaattcataataaaattgttttatcctcctcttaatatattgaataaaaaatatagctaTCAAATATCTTAAATGTAAACGCATATAGTAAATCCTAAAAATGTATTTCATActctattattttaataaaatagagaattaataaaaatgtgttgcaaggatatttaaaaactattaatttgTTCTTAAATATTTAGGATATTGGTATTGAAAGCCTTGGTTGGAGGAaagggattaaaaataattttaaaaaattatatgggattatttcatcaatttttttaagacgTGATTACTAATTGATCACTGAATTATCAATATTATGTTACATTATcaattaacttttatatatatatatatatatatatatatatatatatatatatatatatattaatttagttcTCACAgctagtatatttttaatttgattcataTCTATCCATCCAATACATTCTTAATTTGATCCTGTGTAAGTATGgactaaattaaaaatgcagtaactaAATTAAGAATATGTAAGGGAATTAATGATGATAGAGAGCTAATATTCATACACACATAGActgatttaataaatttttacatacaagaaccaaattaaaaatatgcaacatatttttttagactgctaaaaaaacatatatttgaaaCATAGTACACAACCGACAACCCGCACaagaatatatttgaaaaacatGAACCACTCATTTGATCAAGAGGCCAAACGACTCATATATACCTATGAATCTCCATTCTTCACACACCAACGTTAACGGCTCAAAAGTCCAAATTTGTGAGCTGACGGTTTCCGTCCTCACACGTGTTTTACTCCATCACACCAGTCATTTTtcacgatttttttttaatacatacaacaattttttttttttacctaaacaTCCAACTCCTCTTATTAtttacacaaatatatatatttactattCACAAGTAGGAGGAATCCAAATTTATattgtgatttaaaaaaaaattgattttttacgtTGAGAATTCGAATTTCTTAACCCAAATATTCAATgtgctttttcattttttaaataaaatttgtttaaaaaatattttttaaatattttttagaaatataaataaagaaaactacTAAAATTAGAGaagattattgtataattttttagttatgatgtaagtattttttatctaaatttatatgttgttggtgcttttattttgttatgtacgttaattaaaaaataagaaaattaattagtagtattaaaataaattaaaaatacaatgaataaataattaatacatttttctTGTATgatacacataaaattaaacaatacgATGACTGAGATGATAGACGACAATAATAAAACATACTAAAAATACAATTGTAATGcaaatataataaactaatGATAGTGGATACATGTCTtctttcatttgaatttctaaaaaTAGCTAAAATTTATAGTGGACAAAATCATTTTCAGTAGTTGAATCCTACTAACACATTTAACACGTCTTCGTCATTTTTCAACTATGTTATTTCATATTCAATTAATTTCTCTGAATATTTAACATGGTCTAGAGGTTGAAAGAACAATCGTATGACCATATGTGATTTGTGAATTTTACAAGGAGAACCCTTGAAGGTGTAACTTACTTGGTTATATCCTTgagttaataaaatattcttcaatggtacaatttttaactaatgtaaattttcaaaactaatttacactttaatatttttaactaattttgtttaacttgaaattatttttaagaaaattaaaaaaatgaaaaaacacgTTAAGAATTAGGGTTGGGTGACCCGAATTCTCAacgtaaaaaactaattttttttcaaaatcaaagtgTAAATTTGGATTCTCCTAACCTAAATTTATACTGTGAATAGTAAATATGTATATTGTATAAATAATGGAGGAGTTGTatgttttagtaattttttttatatatgggaaaaaaatccatttttcacatattttttcctatttttttaataatttttttgaatgtgtaatttcaatttctcaaatacaaattctccactattattaaataaagacGCACaacgaaaaattattaatattgtcaataaaaatatttcttaaaaatcaaaaagtGATTTTGATCATGAAAATTTGGTCGAATCATGATAGGTGTAGCAAGGTTAATTATGTAAGATTGTTTCTCAAGATATCCCGCATCATCATCTGACTCCAATGAAATTAAGTAATTACAtatcaatgaaataaaataaaggcatTAGTCATAATAAAGCAATAAAATACTATTAGCACTGCAAAAGAATACGAAAAAGAATATGAGGAAAGAGATGCCCTTATTCCCGGGCAATAGGACAATGGCTAACTTGATCGATGTAAAAAAAGAATCTGTTTCATCTCAAGTGTTGGAAAGTTTGTTTCGACTTGTATAGTTGTATGTATCAGTATCAAGTAACGTGCAAAGAATACCGTTAATATTGTCAAGAATGTGTTTAGATTGAAAATGACGATTTTCCATGCATCTAGAAAGAGCTACAAAAATGGGGAATGGTCATACTGAAGTATGACTCAGCATCAAAGTACCACGCAAGCTTCCCGTCATGATTCTTCATACCACAGCTTGTAATCTCAATGGGCACTAGACACTAAATCCTATGATGATAAGATTaaatcttttactttttctgCAAAAGTACTTTCTTGTTAGATCGTAAGCAATCTAAGTTCacatcttttacttttttgatCCTGGTCTAAGAGCATCTTTATTGGAACTTTACTAGTCTGTATGGTAATTAAGGAAGTAGtagagaaatagagaaaataaagatGCAAATTGCTTTACAAAAGGCGGGTATAACAACTTTTAAAACAGTTAGAAAtgtatataatgaaaaaaattatctatttttcaaCAATTGATGGTTACTATCAACAATGAATTATCttgtatatttttctctctcttaattttctcttttctttgtattttgtaatattCTCAAATCAAACAcctttaaaattgatatttttctcaATTCTCACATATCTTCTTACCGTCTATTTTTATCTATCATATATTTCTTTCCCTctt includes these proteins:
- the LOC100796272 gene encoding U-box domain-containing protein 8 — translated: MAAEAQLPDHFKCPISLQIMSDPVILSSGHTFDRSSIQRWLDAGHRTCPITKLPLPAHSSLIPNHALRSLISNYAPINPQQHHHPQTLISSLTSLSSPLPSKLDALHHLTRLSHSDSLFRRRLFNSPALVPALLTCLQHISADLRHRALSLLLHLSLDDDAKVGLVAEGLLSPLITLLLSAAPSDCRALSATLLTSLAVLHVNKATIGAFPGSIHALVTLLRDGKGRERKEAATALYALCSFPDNRRRAVECSAVPVLLRSADSGLERSVEVIGVLAKCKEGREHMERFRGCVQILTRVLRNGSSRGVQYALMALYSLCCHSEETVVEALRNGVLDICQGLVEDDNAKVKRNSSCLVQLLRGNTHRLS